A DNA window from Betta splendens chromosome 6, fBetSpl5.4, whole genome shotgun sequence contains the following coding sequences:
- the aass gene encoding alpha-aminoadipic semialdehyde synthase, mitochondrial, which translates to MYNRLGTLHKPAGLFVRGHHKYRGKILGIRREDINPWERRAPLAPHNVEELTKAGVKVVVQPSNHRAIPDMYYEKAGAIIQEDISMANLILGVKQLPLAFIIPHMTYLIFSHTVKAQEVNMALLDELIRQNCRLIDYEKMVDAAGRRVVAFGIWAGISGTLNILHGLGVRLLALGHHTPLLHISMAHNYRTISEAIQSVRNCGYEISQGLMPKSIGPLIICITGSGNVAKGVKQMLSHLPVEYIDVEHLKNVREKGDLNKIYVVIASREHYMRRADTGTYCPIDFEQNPDKYISNFSTEIAPHVSCLMNCIYWGPNTPRLLRRHDAQRLMIPDNPFAVNTRGSPGLPHRMLAICDISADTEGSIEFMTECTTIDKPFSMYDAEKDVHHSSVEGDGILMCSIDNLPAQLPVESTMCFGDQLAPYMLELLESDASRSLEEEKFSNTVRNAVITSNGKLTPNFQYITELRQEREKAQITKRNGMNRVLLLGSGYVSEPVVEYLTRDKKTQVTVASSPLTQAEGLAAKYSNTIPIALDVSKQEEYLDSLVKDHNLVISMLPYSFHPLVARHCINRKVNMVTASYLSPAMKELESSAKEAGITIVNEMGLDPGIDHMLAMECIDRAKAKGCTVESYSSFCGGLPAPESSDNPLRYKFSWSPYGVLLNTTSHATFLKDNQLVNIPAGGALMDSAVPMDIFPGFNLEGFPNRDSTNYTDLYGIETAHTMIRGTLRFKGFSKAMSAFVKLGLINTEPSSLLQSQVSWKQLLSHQIGLSSTLPQEAFEQAVYEHLGKDDTRINTLRWFGMLSDKNVPAAESSLAVLAKHLEANLSFDKSERDMIIMRNDVGLRHPTGKLETKHISMVVYGDPSGFSAMAKTVGYPAAIAARMVLDGEITTKGLVIPITKDIYEPALDRLKKEGLNIMTKSSIQE; encoded by the exons ATGTACAACCGTTTGGGGACACTTCATAAGCCAGCCGGCCTCTTCGTCAGAGGACACCATAAGTACCGGGGGAAAATCCTTGGCATTCGTAGAGAAGATATAAATCCATGGGAACGGAGGGCACCTCTTGCCCCACACAATGTGGAGGAGCTGACTAAAGCTGGCGTCAAGGTCGTAGTCCAGCCGTCCAACCACAGAGCCATCCCTGATATG TACTACGAGAAGGCAGGCGCCATCATTCAGGAAGACATTTCAATGGCAAACCTAATTTTAGGAGTAAAGCAGCTACCGCTCGCCTTCATCATTCCCCACATGACATACCTTATTTTCAGCCACACTGTGAAGGCTCAGGAAGTCAACATGGCCCTTTTAGATGAACTCATCAGACAG AATTGTCGTTTGATCGACTATGAAAAGATGGTTGATGCGGCCGGTCGACGTGTTGTAGCCTTCGGTATCTGGGCCGGTATCTCAG GAACGCTTAACATTTTGCATGGACTCGGGGTTCGATTGCTGGCTCTCGGTCACCACACTCCATTATTG CACATCTCCATGGCTCATAACTACAGGACTATCAGCGAGGCCATCCAGTCTGTGAGGAACTGTGGGTATGAGATTTCCCAGGGGCTCATGCCTAAATCCATTGGCCCCCTGATAATTTGTATCACTGGAAGTGGAAATGTCGCTAAG GGAGTCAAACAAATGCTCAGTCATCTTCCTGTTGAATATATTGATGTTGAACATTTGAAGAACGTGCGTGAGAAAGGAG ATTTGAACAAGATTTATGTCGTCATCGCGAGCAGAGAACACTACATGCGTAGGGCAGACACCGGTACATATTGCCCCATCGACTTTGAGCAGAACCCAGATAAATACATCTCAAACTTCTCTACTGAG ATTGCCCCACATGTGAGCTGCCTGATGAATTGTATTTACTGGGGCCCAAACACTCCCAGACTCCTCCGACGACATGATGCCCAAAGGCTGATGATACCAGACAATCCCTTCGCTGTAAACACTAGGGGATCACCAGGGCTGCCTCACAG gatgCTGGCCATCTGTGACATCTCTGCTGACACCGAAGGGTCAATAGAGTTCATGACCGAGTGCACAACCATCGATAAGCCGTTCAGCATGTATGACGCCGAAAAGGACGTTCATCACAGCAG CGTTGAAGGAGACGGCATCCTCATGTGCTCCATCGACAACCTTCCGGCTCAGCTTCCCGTCGAGTCCACTATGTGCTTTGGAGACCAGCTGGCTCCCTACATGTTGGAACTG TTGGAATCAGATGCCTCCAGATCTCTGGAAGAGGAGAAATTCAGCAACACCGTCAGAAAC GCTGTCATCACCTCAAACGGAAAACTCACTCCCAACTTTCAGTACATCACTGAACTTCGACAGGAAAG GGAGAAGGCTCAGATCACAAAGAGGAACGGGATGAATCGGGTTCTGCTGCTGGGTTCGGGATATGTGTCCGAACCCGTAGTGGAGTATTTGACTCGAGATAAAAAAACCCAAGTCACTGTGG CATCATCACCACTGACGCAGGCAGAGGGACTAGCTGCCAAATACTCCAACACGATCCCCATCGCCCTGGACGTCAGCAAGCAGGAGGAGTACCTGGACTCTCTGGTCAAAGACCACAACCTGGTCATTAG CATGCTGCCGTACTCGTTTCACCCCCTCGTCGCCAGACACTGCATTAATAGGAAGGTAAACATGGTCACAGCCAGCTACTTGAGTCCTGCCATGAAGGAGTTGGAGAGCAG TGCAAAGGAGGCAGGAATCACCATCGTGAATGAGATGGGCCTGGACCCAGGTATCGACCACATGCTAGCGATGGAGTGCATCGATCGGGCCAAAGCTAAGGGCTGCACG GTGGAGTCCTACAGCTCCTTCTGCGGTGGACTTCCTGCCCCTGAATCTTCAGACAATCCTCTTCGCTACAAGTTCAGCTGGAGTCCTTATGGCGTCCTCCTCAATACCACCAGCCACGCCACCTTCCTCAAAGACAATCAG CTGGTGAACATCCCAGCTGGTGGAGCGTTGATGGACTCTGCCGTGCCAATGGATATTTTCCCTGGTTTTAACCTGGAGGGATTTCCAAACCGTGACAGCACGAATTACACTGACCTATACGGCATCGAGACAGCGCACACGATGATTAGAGGAACTCTGAGGTTCAag GGCTTCTCCAAGGCCATGAGTGCTTTTGTCAAACTGGGTCTGATCAACACCGAGCCCAGTTCCCTCCTGCAGTCCCAAGTTTCCTGG AAACAGCTCCTCTCTCACCAGATAGGACTGTCCTCTACTTTGCCCCAAGAAGCCTTTGAGCAAGCCGTGTATGAACACCTCGGAAAGGATGACACGAGGATAAACACGCTGAGATG gtttgGGATGCTGAGTGACAAGAATGTGCCTGCGGCTGAGAGCAGCCTGGCAGTTCTGGCAAAACATCTGGAAGCCAACCTCTCCTTTG ATAAAAGCGAGCGGGACATGATCATCATGAGGAACGATGTGGGCCTACGCCACCCCACTGGCAAACTGGAGACCAAGCACATCAGCATGGTGGTGTACGGCGACCCCAGCGGATTCTCCGCCATGGCCAAGACTGTGGGCTACCCAGCAGCCATCGCTGCTCGCATGGTCCTTGACG GTGAAATCACTACAAAGGGCCTGGTGATCCCAATAACCAAGGACATCTACGAGCCGGCGCTGGATCGACTGAAGAAGGAAGGACTGAACATTATGACTAAGAGCAGCATCCAGGAGTGA
- the fezf1 gene encoding fez family zinc finger protein 1, producing MMDGPLRRPAGVLASPPASGSQPAGSDTLTSGGGGGSKPLAFSIDRIMARTPEPTRSIPLPGWFQSAPVGKPDACPSSLHCMIPLVPLGYEPGHRLSITGLEPGHIDASSLAAPADFLGFGLNYKNQQEESAVSQTAGQYKLFRPRVVNQSFPTMGTVCYLNCGGDGGACPPPAGLVNLHPMASYLLSARHKALMAEKGKPGLQQAAERYPGSGVQAFKELSQSQIQHYMKERDQILTDTLFKGSAAAAARLSGSCPGNKPKVFTCEVCGKVFNAHYNLTRHMPVHTGARPFVCKVCGKGFRQASTLCRHKIIHTQEKPHKCNQCGKAFNRSSTLNTHTRIHAGYKPFVCEFCGKGFHQKGNYKNHKLTHSGEKQFKCTICSKAFHQVYNLTFHMHTHNDKKPFTCPTCGKGFCRNFDLKKHVRKLHDPAGSQSPPQA from the exons ATGATGGACGGTCCTCTTCGCCGCCCAGCGGGGGTCCTCGCCTCCCCCCCGGCTTCTGGGAGCCAGCCCGCCGGCTCTGACACGCTCacctccggcggcggcggcggcagcaaaCCTCTGGCGTTCTCCATCGACCGGATTATGGCCAGGACGCCCGAACCCACCAGGTCGATACCGCTCCCCGGCTGGTTCCAGTCCGCGCCCGTGGGGAAACCAGACGCGTGTCCGTCCTCGCTGCATTGCATGATCCCGCTGGTGCCGCTCGGTTACGAGCCGGGCCACCGGCTCAGCATCACCGGGCTGGAACCGGGCCACATCGACGCCTCGTCTCTCGCCGCTCCCGCAGACTTTCTGGGCTTTGGGCTGAACTACAAGAACCAGCAGGAGGAGTCCGCCGTGAGCCAAACCGCGGGCCAGTACAAACTTTTCAGACCCCGCGTGGTGAACCAGTCCTTCCCCACCATGGGCACCGTGTGCTACTTGAACTGCGGCGGGGACGGCGGCGCGTGCCCGCCGCCCGCCGGCCTCGTCAACCTGCACCCCATGGCGTCGTACCTGCTCAGCGCGCGGCACAAGGCTTTGATGGCGGAGAAGGGCAAGCCGGGCCTCCAGCAGGCCGCAGAGCGGTACCCGGGGTCCGGGGTGCAGGCGTTCAAGGAGCTGTCCCAGAGCCAGATCCAGCACTACATGAAGGAGCGGGACCAGATCCTCACGGACACGCTCTTCAAGGgctccgcggcggcggcggcgcgtctgAGCGGCTCCTGTCCCGGTAACAAGCCCAAGGTTTTCACCTGTGAAGTCTGTGGCAAG GTGTTTAACGCGCACTATAACCTGACACGCCACATGCCCGTGCACACCGGCGCGCGGCCGTTTGTGTGTAAAGTTTGCGGAAAAGGCTTCAGACAAGCAAGCACGCTGTGCCGGCACAAAATAATCCACACTCAG gaAAAGCCGCATAAGTGCAACCAGTGCGGAAAAGCTTTCAACCGCAGCTCCACCCTTaacacgcacacgcgcatcCACGCGGGGTACAAACCGTTCGTGTGCGAGTTTTGCGGCAAAGGATTTCATCAGAAAG GAAACTATAAGAACCACAAGCTGACGCACAGCGGCGAGAAGCAGTTCAAGTGTACGATCTGCAGCAAGGCGTTCCACCAGGTGTACAACCTCACcttccacatgcacacacacaacgacAAGAAGCCCTTCACCTGCCCCACCTGTGGGAAGGGCTTCTGCCGGAACTTTGACTTGAAGAAACACGTGCGGAAGCTGCACGACCCGGCCGGGTCGCAGTCGCCGCCCCAGGCCTGA